In the genome of Drosophila subpulchrella strain 33 F10 #4 breed RU33 chromosome 2L, RU_Dsub_v1.1 Primary Assembly, whole genome shotgun sequence, one region contains:
- the LOC119546981 gene encoding uncharacterized protein LOC119546981 isoform X2: MRGGRLVDIAPYCNHVIRFEFKMKFDCDASEYAPLAKMQGLRQLTIHGEHEPGTLQRLFVALARKEPKLSDLSIENALLNYEDTAPLSQIKLLKNLRCGFMDPQSIEPISKMIYLNSLKVLSQHTFISISQQIYSILKESQSEIKIFLKDCKMKYNPKGKLRLVLNQVSASDYGLLVTLPHLKCLEINGYYEQGTLVEIFKMLQLVQVERLKIWPMDFRSELQEEVVQCLPLTEPALEVQEIEALSNCGSLKILFCEFADTKNIHLLHNLFALEELNISTKPLAGSLQALFAALASREVPSLQYFRLLDGAIDSMEAAELARIKSLKLVDCAFVDARDIEKFADLAKEHLETLEITSKQNFHETSPGILRVLQCSENNMWVSTKDIVLMSNRKLRFVVLQMSYSEMYTDETLLVPLKSVEWLEELILAYKQDNIITFFDDISMRTNNRRQVP, from the coding sequence ATGAGAGGAGGACGGTTGGTCGATATTGCACCATATTGCAACCACGTGATTCGCTTTGAGTTCAAGATGAAGTTCGACTGTGATGCCTCAGAATACGCCCCATTAGCAAAAATGCAAGGACTAAGACAGTTGACAATTCACGGAGAGCACGAACCGGGCACTTTACAGCGCCTTTTCGTAGCGCTGGCCAGAAAGGAACCCAAGCTCAGCGATTTATCCATAGAGAATGCACTTTTAAATTATGAGGACACGGCGCCCTTATCTCAGATTAAGTTACTAAAGAATTTAAGATGTGGGTTTATGGACCCCCAAAGTATTGAGCCTATTTCAAAAATGATATACCTGAACAGTCTAAAGGTACTTTCGCAGCATACGTTTATAAGTATTTCGCAGCAAATATATAGCATTCTGAAGGAGTCCCAGagcgaaataaaaatatttttaaaagactgTAAAATGAAATATAACCCAAAGGGGAAACTGCGCCTTGTTCTGAATCAAGTTAGCGCTTCGGATTATGGTTTGTTGGTCACTTTGCCACATTTAAAATGCCTAGAAATAAACGGCTATTATGAGCAAGGAACTCTTgttgaaatctttaaaatgcTGCAATTGGTTCAGGTTGAGCGCTTGAAAATATGGCCGATGGACTTCCGTTCAGAATTGCAAGAAGAAGTAGTGCAGTGTTTGCCCCTAACTGAACCGGCGCTTGAAGTTCAGGAAATAGAAGCACTCTCTAATTGTGGGTccttgaaaatattattttgtgaATTTGCCGACACCAAAAACATACATCTTCTACACAATCTTTTTGCACTTGAAGAGTTAAACATCAGCACCAAACCATTAGCCGGTTCTCTGCAGGCCCTTTTTGCTGCTTTAGCTTCCAGAGAAGTACCATCTCTCCAATATTTTCGACTTTTAGATGGAGCGATCGATTCCATGGAAGCTGCAGAATTGGCTCGAATAAAATCGTTGAAACTCGTGGATTGTGCCTTTGTCGACGCCCGGGACATCGAGAAATTCGCAGACCTTGCGAAAGAACATCTTGAAACGCTTGAAATTACTTCTAAGCAAAACTTCCATGAAACTTCTCCTGGAATTCTTAGGGTGTTACAGTGCTCAGAAAACAACATGTGGGTGTCTACCAAAGACATTGTGCTTATGTCTAATCGGAAACTACGGTTTGTTGTTCTTCAAATGAGTTATTCCGAAATGTACACCGATGAGACCCTGCTGGTTCCCCTGAAAAGTGTAGAATGGTTAGAAGAACTCATATTAGCCTAtaaacaagataacataataacatttttcgaCGACATATCTATGAGGACCAATAATCGTCGTCAAGtgccttga
- the LOC119546981 gene encoding uncharacterized protein LOC119546981 isoform X1, which translates to MGHKTILDLNHFCYYELINQIEKNCQKTNKPHELKYVDLINIFVCCKPIRELLHENFYKSFVYKNVFLFYLSSEESLTIDFSELYTRVKGFPAKAKNIYWKSVCLAIEENDNLASARLRYTPEMHHSEHMEVFESVMNQLRRKKNLKVLRLLISGYTIDDLTGFGNLEQLFLNGSVDVKELCRCCCNNKNLRDLRVLNSEMRGGRLVDIAPYCNHVIRFEFKMKFDCDASEYAPLAKMQGLRQLTIHGEHEPGTLQRLFVALARKEPKLSDLSIENALLNYEDTAPLSQIKLLKNLRCGFMDPQSIEPISKMIYLNSLKVLSQHTFISISQQIYSILKESQSEIKIFLKDCKMKYNPKGKLRLVLNQVSASDYGLLVTLPHLKCLEINGYYEQGTLVEIFKMLQLVQVERLKIWPMDFRSELQEEVVQCLPLTEPALEVQEIEALSNCGSLKILFCEFADTKNIHLLHNLFALEELNISTKPLAGSLQALFAALASREVPSLQYFRLLDGAIDSMEAAELARIKSLKLVDCAFVDARDIEKFADLAKEHLETLEITSKQNFHETSPGILRVLQCSENNMWVSTKDIVLMSNRKLRFVVLQMSYSEMYTDETLLVPLKSVEWLEELILAYKQDNIITFFDDISMRTNNRRQVP; encoded by the exons ATGGGTCACAAAACGATTTTGGATTTGAACCACTTTTGCTACTATGAGTTAATCAACCAAATTGAAAAGAATTGCCAGAAAACAAATAAGCCACACGAATTAAAATACGTggatttaattaatatttttgtttgctgCAAACCGATTCGGGAACTGCTGCATGAGAACTTTTATAAAAGTTTTGTATACAAAAACGTTTTCTTATTCTATTTGAGCTCTGAGGAAAGCCTAACTATCGACTTTTCTGAGCTATACACACGTGTTAAGGGCTTCCCAGCGAAAGCGAAGAATATATATTGGAAATCCGTATGCCTGGCCATTGAAGAGAATGACAACTTGGCCAGTGCCAGGTTGAGATACACTCCAGAAATGCACCACAGTGAGCACATGGAGGTATTTGAATCCGTGATGAATCAGCTgaggagaaaaaaaaatttgaaggTTTTAAGATTGCTTATTTCTG GGTACACCATCGACGACCTTACGGGATTTGGAAACCTCGAACAGCTCTTTTTAAATGGAAGTGTGGATGTTAAAGAGTTATGTAGATGCTGCTGTAATAACAAAAACCTGAGGGATCTACGAGTTTTGAATAGCGAAATGAGAGGAGGACGGTTGGTCGATATTGCACCATATTGCAACCACGTGATTCGCTTTGAGTTCAAGATGAAGTTCGACTGTGATGCCTCAGAATACGCCCCATTAGCAAAAATGCAAGGACTAAGACAGTTGACAATTCACGGAGAGCACGAACCGGGCACTTTACAGCGCCTTTTCGTAGCGCTGGCCAGAAAGGAACCCAAGCTCAGCGATTTATCCATAGAGAATGCACTTTTAAATTATGAGGACACGGCGCCCTTATCTCAGATTAAGTTACTAAAGAATTTAAGATGTGGGTTTATGGACCCCCAAAGTATTGAGCCTATTTCAAAAATGATATACCTGAACAGTCTAAAGGTACTTTCGCAGCATACGTTTATAAGTATTTCGCAGCAAATATATAGCATTCTGAAGGAGTCCCAGagcgaaataaaaatatttttaaaagactgTAAAATGAAATATAACCCAAAGGGGAAACTGCGCCTTGTTCTGAATCAAGTTAGCGCTTCGGATTATGGTTTGTTGGTCACTTTGCCACATTTAAAATGCCTAGAAATAAACGGCTATTATGAGCAAGGAACTCTTgttgaaatctttaaaatgcTGCAATTGGTTCAGGTTGAGCGCTTGAAAATATGGCCGATGGACTTCCGTTCAGAATTGCAAGAAGAAGTAGTGCAGTGTTTGCCCCTAACTGAACCGGCGCTTGAAGTTCAGGAAATAGAAGCACTCTCTAATTGTGGGTccttgaaaatattattttgtgaATTTGCCGACACCAAAAACATACATCTTCTACACAATCTTTTTGCACTTGAAGAGTTAAACATCAGCACCAAACCATTAGCCGGTTCTCTGCAGGCCCTTTTTGCTGCTTTAGCTTCCAGAGAAGTACCATCTCTCCAATATTTTCGACTTTTAGATGGAGCGATCGATTCCATGGAAGCTGCAGAATTGGCTCGAATAAAATCGTTGAAACTCGTGGATTGTGCCTTTGTCGACGCCCGGGACATCGAGAAATTCGCAGACCTTGCGAAAGAACATCTTGAAACGCTTGAAATTACTTCTAAGCAAAACTTCCATGAAACTTCTCCTGGAATTCTTAGGGTGTTACAGTGCTCAGAAAACAACATGTGGGTGTCTACCAAAGACATTGTGCTTATGTCTAATCGGAAACTACGGTTTGTTGTTCTTCAAATGAGTTATTCCGAAATGTACACCGATGAGACCCTGCTGGTTCCCCTGAAAAGTGTAGAATGGTTAGAAGAACTCATATTAGCCTAtaaacaagataacataataacatttttcgaCGACATATCTATGAGGACCAATAATCGTCGTCAAGtgccttga
- the LOC119546982 gene encoding histidine-rich glycoprotein, whose protein sequence is MGCRRFSGGGHHPGGGPPPHHHRGGHRRGRHCGHGHPPPPPHHPPPPPHHRPHGHGGHFWDGCGPSPPPPPHYPPPWGYPYGGHYWQGYPPPPPPHHHTQPTGPPGGGCHHCGCPGGGPPQSGHPGIETPPGEIPNNDQHGNNASGNTEHTQTPNPDVEVPSNEMPGKNKYEIIDLRNP, encoded by the coding sequence ATGGGTTGTCGCCGATTTTCTGGTGGAGGACACCACCCAGGTGGCGGTCCGCCTCCGCACCATCATCGTGGTGGTCATCGCAGAGGTAGACACTGTGGACATGGACATCCGCCTCCACCACCCCatcatcctcctcctccaccccACCATCGTCCCCATGGCCATGGTGGTCACTTTTGGGATGGATGTGGTCCTTCTCCTCCTCCCCCGCCCCATTATCCACCTCCTTGGGGATATCCTTATGGTGGTCATTATTGGCAGGGATACCCACCGCCGCCACCACCTCACCACCACACACAACCTACTGGGCCTCCAGGTGGAGGGTGTCACCATTGTGGATGTCCAGGTGGTGGTCCACCTCAGAGTGGACATCCCGGGATCGAAACACCCCCTGGCGAAATCCCGAACAACGATCAACATGGTAATAATGCTTCCGGAAACACAGAGCACACACAAACCCCAAATCCTGATGTGGAAGTTCCTAGTAATGAGATGCCCGGCAAGAATAAATACGAGATCATTGATCTTAGGAATCCATGA
- the LOC119546981 gene encoding uncharacterized protein LOC119546981 isoform X3 — MGHKTILDLNHFCYYELINQIEKNCQKTNKPHELKYVDLINIFVCCKPIRELLHENFYKSFVYKNVFLFYLSSEESLTIDFSELYTRVKGFPAKAKNIYWKSVCLAIEENDNLASARLRYTPEMHHSEHMEGTPSTTLRDLETSNSSF; from the exons ATGGGTCACAAAACGATTTTGGATTTGAACCACTTTTGCTACTATGAGTTAATCAACCAAATTGAAAAGAATTGCCAGAAAACAAATAAGCCACACGAATTAAAATACGTggatttaattaatatttttgtttgctgCAAACCGATTCGGGAACTGCTGCATGAGAACTTTTATAAAAGTTTTGTATACAAAAACGTTTTCTTATTCTATTTGAGCTCTGAGGAAAGCCTAACTATCGACTTTTCTGAGCTATACACACGTGTTAAGGGCTTCCCAGCGAAAGCGAAGAATATATATTGGAAATCCGTATGCCTGGCCATTGAAGAGAATGACAACTTGGCCAGTGCCAGGTTGAGATACACTCCAGAAATGCACCACAGTGAGCACATGGAG GGTACACCATCGACGACCTTACGGGATTTGGAAACCTCGAACAGCTCTTTTTAA